Proteins encoded within one genomic window of Formosa agariphila KMM 3901:
- a CDS encoding glycoside hydrolase family 28 protein produces MNSTLKIVTLICTVIFFSFTSKQKIYNIKSFGAKGDSLTINTIAIQKTIDKCSKNGGGLVQVSDGIYITGTIILKDNVTLEITENAKLVGSSNPQDYVSIDTFIDAVGQERGTCLIGSINASNIGIKGEGVIDGNGAAFLSKNLTIKKKALQITDNNFGKNRPFLLRFVKSENITLKNIHIREAAAWACHFYQSKNILVDNINIYNHANKNNDGIDLDSSHDVIIKNCNIDSGDDAICIKSTSPLPTYNVQVSNCILKSDWGTLKFGTESMGDFYNIDIRDCKIYDTKGGGIKILSVDGANIYDITIENIEMDNVDMPIFIRLGERLNTYRGAEQRQVGTIDNVLIKNIKATTRTLETSRVSPPSGILITGTPNHNIGTIQLENIHIELPGGGTQPVNTNIPEDETRYPEFSFFNVLPAYGLYARHIKELKTTQLTFKVDYTDERFESILKHN; encoded by the coding sequence ATGAATTCTACTTTAAAAATAGTAACTCTAATTTGTACGGTTATATTTTTCTCTTTTACTTCTAAACAAAAGATTTACAATATAAAATCGTTTGGGGCTAAAGGAGATAGTCTAACCATAAACACTATAGCTATTCAAAAAACTATAGATAAATGTTCGAAAAATGGTGGTGGTCTTGTGCAGGTTTCAGATGGTATTTATATAACAGGAACTATAATTCTTAAAGACAATGTTACACTCGAAATAACTGAAAATGCAAAATTAGTTGGAAGTTCTAATCCTCAAGATTATGTAAGTATAGACACTTTTATTGATGCCGTAGGGCAAGAACGTGGGACTTGCCTTATTGGGTCTATCAACGCTAGCAATATTGGTATTAAAGGAGAAGGTGTTATTGATGGAAATGGTGCAGCTTTTCTTTCTAAAAATCTTACAATAAAAAAGAAAGCACTACAAATAACTGATAATAACTTTGGGAAAAACCGCCCTTTTTTACTACGTTTTGTGAAATCGGAGAATATTACACTTAAAAATATTCATATTCGAGAAGCTGCTGCTTGGGCTTGTCATTTTTATCAGTCAAAAAACATTTTGGTTGATAATATAAATATTTATAATCACGCAAATAAAAACAATGATGGTATCGATTTAGATTCTAGTCATGATGTCATTATAAAAAATTGCAATATAGATTCTGGTGACGATGCCATTTGTATAAAATCCACAAGTCCATTACCTACTTATAACGTACAGGTCTCAAATTGCATTTTAAAGAGCGATTGGGGAACTTTAAAATTTGGAACAGAATCTATGGGAGATTTTTACAATATTGATATTCGCGATTGTAAAATTTACGACACTAAAGGAGGAGGCATAAAAATCCTTAGTGTTGATGGTGCTAATATTTACGATATCACAATCGAAAACATAGAAATGGACAATGTAGACATGCCTATTTTTATACGTTTAGGAGAACGCTTAAACACTTATAGAGGGGCAGAACAACGTCAAGTTGGGACTATAGACAATGTGCTTATTAAAAATATAAAAGCAACAACAAGAACTTTAGAAACCTCAAGAGTTTCACCTCCTTCAGGAATTTTAATTACAGGAACTCCAAATCACAACATAGGAACAATTCAACTCGAAAACATACATATTGAATTACCGGGTGGAGGAACACAACCGGTTAACACTAATATTCCTGAAGACGAAACGCGTTACCCAGAATTTAGTTTTTTCAATGTCTTACCTGCGTATGGATTATACGCTCGACATATTAAAGAATTAAAAACAACACAACTCACTTTTAAAGTAGACTATACAGACGAAAGATTTGAATCAATATTAAAACACAATTAA
- a CDS encoding glycoside hydrolase family 117 protein, which translates to MKTLKSSLLFPTLSFFLVSTLYVSAQTFPFTLPAEKPNQPLSASMSRNYDNYMAPRPENNELYTQFKYTELKGLDYNNHDGTISRRDPSKIIFENGKYYVWYTYRHTATPPKGAKLATETIPSADWDLAEIWYSTSTDGITWEEQGVAIPRPPKPNLGHRSVSTADILKWKDKYYMYYQGFSEASGLRGDDCPVLMSYSDSPDGPWTTTNKIVIPNGPKDTWDQYSIHDPYPLVYKDKIYLYYKSDFDGQPELIRMQGLATADNPLGPFTKSNLNPVLTSGHETTLFPFKEGIAAFTIRDGNEHNTIQFAKDGVNFEIASIVEMMPAAAGPYIPDAYTNTKNGRGITWGLSHFTNATTWDKNHAILARFDCDLSLDVNDPDMKKHHVYLRPETYFKQGLNPKQKKRITEENNAVLNQK; encoded by the coding sequence ATGAAAACACTTAAATCATCATTACTATTTCCCACGCTATCATTTTTTTTGGTCAGTACGCTCTATGTATCTGCCCAAACTTTTCCATTTACTTTACCTGCAGAAAAACCAAACCAACCATTAAGCGCATCGATGTCACGTAATTATGATAATTATATGGCTCCAAGACCTGAAAACAACGAACTTTACACGCAATTTAAATACACTGAACTTAAAGGTCTCGATTATAACAATCATGACGGAACAATAAGCAGAAGAGATCCTTCGAAAATTATTTTTGAAAATGGTAAATACTATGTGTGGTATACATACAGACACACGGCTACACCTCCTAAAGGTGCAAAATTAGCAACAGAAACAATACCTTCTGCCGATTGGGATTTGGCAGAAATTTGGTATTCTACCAGTACCGATGGTATAACTTGGGAAGAACAAGGCGTGGCTATTCCTCGTCCACCAAAACCAAATTTAGGTCATCGCTCAGTATCCACTGCAGATATTCTAAAATGGAAAGATAAATACTATATGTATTACCAAGGATTTAGTGAAGCTAGCGGATTACGAGGTGATGATTGTCCGGTATTAATGTCGTATTCAGATTCTCCAGATGGACCTTGGACAACAACAAATAAAATTGTAATTCCGAATGGGCCAAAAGATACTTGGGATCAATATTCTATACACGATCCCTACCCTTTAGTTTATAAAGATAAAATCTATTTATACTATAAATCTGATTTTGATGGTCAACCCGAATTAATACGAATGCAAGGTCTTGCCACAGCTGATAATCCTTTAGGACCATTTACAAAAAGCAACCTCAACCCGGTATTAACTTCTGGTCATGAAACAACTTTATTTCCTTTTAAAGAAGGTATTGCTGCATTTACAATTAGAGATGGTAACGAGCATAACACCATTCAATTTGCTAAAGATGGGGTTAATTTTGAAATTGCTTCTATAGTAGAAATGATGCCTGCTGCCGCTGGGCCCTATATTCCGGATGCGTATACAAACACTAAAAACGGAAGAGGAATTACTTGGGGACTTTCTCATTTTACAAATGCTACAACTTGGGATAAAAACCATGCCATTTTAGCCCGTTTTGATTGTGATTTAAGTTTAGATGTAAATGACCCTGACATGAAAAAACATCATGTATACCTCCGTCCCGAAACTTATTTTAAACAAGGATTAAATCCGAAGCAAAAGAAACGGATTACTGAAGAAAACAATGCTGTTTTAAACCAAAAGTAA
- a CDS encoding sulfatase-like hydrolase/transferase, producing the protein MYQSRLYIIRKIVFALFVMQYSFGFCQTKKTKPNVLIIYTDDHRYTGVHALGGMNVRTPNIDTLAKEGVVFTNAFLMGAFTGATCVASRAMLLTGTNVFELQDSGFTIPKDNKTIGETFQNVGYNTHIIGKWHQDSESLKRSFTTGDKIMGKGVYLEDHFRMPYYDWDKAGAFKKQDAYLLVYDDQGEIIKKSISKEAKRGPTGTENNGPHTSEVFATEAAKYFKNYNSEKPFLMYLAFHAPHDPRQAPQAYKDMYDVKDIQLTPSYMSQHPFDNGHMFLRDEKLAPWPRTPEVAKQQLADYYAIITHLDAQIGKVIAALKASGQYENTLIVFSGDSGLAVGNHGLMGKQNIYDEDGIHVPLIFSGNLIKNKGDRYDAYAYIHDIFPTISQFTNVPIPSSVSGKSLLPILNNEVNNVRDYTYHAYRQFQRAYRKDDYKLIEYVRANDVSKTEGNFKVGSKVTQLFNIKTDPWETQDLSFFPEHKSRLNQMRKEMKEKATVLGDNKESIDGEKFDFWDFY; encoded by the coding sequence ATGTATCAATCACGCTTATATATTATTCGTAAAATTGTCTTTGCTCTTTTTGTTATGCAGTATTCCTTTGGTTTCTGTCAAACAAAAAAGACAAAACCTAATGTACTCATTATTTATACAGACGACCATCGCTATACTGGTGTGCATGCCTTAGGAGGTATGAATGTAAGAACACCAAACATAGATACTTTAGCCAAAGAAGGTGTCGTTTTTACAAATGCTTTTCTAATGGGAGCATTTACGGGTGCGACATGTGTAGCAAGTAGAGCAATGCTATTAACGGGTACTAATGTGTTTGAATTACAAGACTCAGGATTCACTATCCCTAAAGACAATAAAACAATTGGTGAAACATTTCAAAACGTAGGATATAACACGCATATTATAGGGAAATGGCATCAAGATAGCGAATCCTTAAAACGTAGTTTTACAACTGGGGATAAAATTATGGGTAAAGGTGTTTATCTTGAAGATCATTTTAGAATGCCCTACTACGATTGGGATAAAGCTGGAGCATTCAAAAAACAAGACGCCTATTTATTAGTTTATGATGATCAAGGGGAAATCATAAAAAAATCTATTTCCAAAGAAGCAAAACGAGGGCCAACTGGAACTGAAAATAATGGCCCACACACCTCAGAAGTTTTTGCTACTGAAGCTGCTAAATATTTTAAAAATTACAACAGTGAAAAACCATTTTTAATGTATTTAGCTTTTCACGCACCTCACGATCCACGTCAAGCTCCACAAGCTTATAAAGACATGTATGATGTTAAAGATATTCAATTAACGCCATCTTATATGTCGCAACATCCGTTTGATAATGGACATATGTTTTTAAGAGATGAAAAGTTAGCACCTTGGCCAAGAACTCCTGAAGTAGCGAAACAACAACTGGCAGATTATTACGCTATAATAACTCATTTAGATGCACAAATAGGAAAAGTGATTGCTGCATTAAAAGCTAGCGGACAATATGAAAACACTTTAATAGTATTTTCAGGCGATAGCGGTCTAGCTGTTGGAAATCACGGACTCATGGGAAAACAGAATATTTACGATGAAGACGGTATTCATGTACCCCTTATCTTTTCTGGAAACCTCATAAAGAATAAAGGTGACCGTTATGATGCCTACGCTTATATTCATGATATTTTTCCAACCATTTCCCAATTCACCAATGTTCCTATTCCGTCTTCTGTATCAGGTAAAAGTCTATTACCCATACTAAATAATGAAGTGAATAATGTTCGCGATTATACATACCACGCTTACCGTCAATTTCAACGTGCTTACAGAAAAGATGATTATAAATTAATTGAATACGTACGTGCAAATGATGTTTCTAAAACGGAAGGTAACTTTAAAGTGGGTTCTAAAGTAACTCAATTATTTAACATTAAAACGGACCCTTGGGAAACACAAGATCTTTCATTTTTTCCAGAACATAAATCTCGCTTAAATCAAATGCGTAAGGAAATGAAAGAAAAAGCAACAGTACTTGGAGATAATAAAGAAAGTATTGATGGTGAAAAATTTGACTTTTGGGATTTTTATTAA
- a CDS encoding glycosyl hydrolase 115 family protein, producing the protein MKAVDISVNEPTFKYRGMYHDDKDLIPRPIDSIGYIAEDPIVAAINKESHIQKLEPGYPEQCGEVGMEWWERFFETALRLRMNQVAPYVREPRSFEVNKMASDWGLFFSSHHYDMLLSNPWGYERFGLAKERGVEGPYNWNTNKEGMIKFWEAGVIENKSLECIWPVGLRGTDDVGMLFPEGTPINEKGKILSDIIETQVALTKEHLPKNADPIFHFTLYHEVQEYYEANQMQIPEDVILVWSDDGDGKMRALPKNIKNNKHGVYYHLAFHGVSEKQTVHTVKPSLIEEQFRKIVKSGATEYMMLNISEQREFVMGTRFIADICWDAKTAFEKPDAANRFVNWWSNEYFGKDAAADAVKTYNNYYDILHSYDQIFQGALALDYALYWQKFRMYGDLFVRNHYNKDWLNTMTKRVAKYDNVFKIANRAMENMDEQEAQFFFENAMYGMLIDYRGSQAALAMNKALYSCWNCRPEEREYAREAMRYLLKLQEETKRMERPPFENWYMDTFMRGRYCLTSVNYTYLRLKEWMNQLGIDYTQTEN; encoded by the coding sequence ATGAAAGCTGTTGATATTTCTGTCAACGAACCGACCTTCAAATATCGTGGTATGTATCACGATGATAAAGATTTAATCCCTAGACCAATTGATAGCATAGGCTATATTGCTGAAGACCCCATCGTAGCAGCGATTAATAAAGAGAGCCACATCCAAAAACTAGAACCCGGTTACCCAGAGCAATGCGGAGAAGTTGGAATGGAATGGTGGGAACGTTTTTTTGAAACAGCACTTCGCTTACGCATGAATCAAGTTGCTCCTTATGTGCGTGAACCGCGCTCATTTGAGGTCAACAAAATGGCGAGTGATTGGGGTTTATTTTTCAGCTCTCATCATTACGATATGCTATTATCTAATCCATGGGGTTACGAACGATTTGGCTTAGCTAAAGAGCGTGGTGTTGAAGGACCTTATAACTGGAATACGAATAAAGAAGGGATGATTAAATTTTGGGAAGCTGGTGTTATAGAAAATAAAAGTCTTGAATGTATCTGGCCAGTTGGACTTCGAGGAACAGACGATGTAGGGATGCTTTTCCCGGAAGGAACACCAATAAATGAAAAAGGAAAAATTCTTTCTGATATTATTGAGACACAGGTAGCCTTAACAAAAGAACACCTCCCTAAAAATGCAGACCCTATATTTCATTTTACACTGTACCACGAAGTTCAAGAATATTATGAAGCAAATCAAATGCAAATTCCCGAAGATGTCATTCTTGTTTGGAGTGACGATGGAGATGGTAAAATGAGAGCGTTGCCAAAAAACATCAAAAATAATAAGCATGGAGTATATTACCATCTTGCTTTTCATGGGGTGTCCGAAAAACAAACAGTACATACCGTTAAACCATCTCTAATAGAAGAACAGTTTCGTAAAATTGTGAAATCGGGTGCAACGGAATATATGATGCTCAATATATCGGAGCAGCGAGAATTTGTAATGGGAACTCGTTTTATAGCAGATATATGCTGGGATGCAAAAACAGCATTTGAAAAACCAGATGCAGCTAATCGATTTGTGAATTGGTGGAGTAATGAGTACTTTGGAAAAGATGCAGCTGCAGATGCGGTAAAGACCTACAATAACTATTATGATATTTTGCACAGTTACGATCAAATATTTCAGGGAGCATTGGCTTTAGATTACGCACTTTACTGGCAGAAATTCCGTATGTATGGCGATCTTTTTGTCCGCAATCATTATAATAAAGATTGGTTAAATACCATGACTAAAAGGGTTGCAAAATACGATAACGTTTTTAAAATTGCTAATCGTGCTATGGAAAACATGGACGAGCAGGAAGCTCAGTTTTTCTTCGAAAACGCTATGTATGGTATGTTAATAGACTATCGTGGATCTCAAGCGGCATTAGCTATGAATAAAGCCCTATATTCTTGTTGGAACTGTAGACCTGAAGAAAGGGAGTACGCAAGAGAAGCTATGAGGTACTTATTAAAATTACAAGAAGAAACCAAACGTATGGAACGCCCACCCTTTGAAAATTGGTACATGGATACTTTTATGAGAGGACGTTATTGTCTTACGAGTGTCAATTACACCTATCTTAGACTAAAAGAATGGATGAATCAATTAGGAATAGACTATACGCAAACAGAGAATTAG
- a CDS encoding alpha-L-fucosidase gives MKTLKLSLGLLLGLTQTYGQNAVKQAEKINKYEESWESIAHVNAAPDWFQDAKFGIYAHWGPVSAAFEGTNPDTFYAGWHGMKMYEDGVKVPNKNGKPTSNYTHHLEKYGDPAIFGYKHIIEEFKPTAFNAKEWADLFAKSGAKFAGPVAMHHDNFAMWDSKATRWNSMNYGGIDPSAELKKEIEGKGLKFIGSFHHAFTWKYFAPAHQYGGVDPEDYDLYTNPHSLESDTPDAQFYKDWWAKLKEYIDVYQPDVIWFDWWLENMTEESRLKFLAYYYNKGLEWNKEVVVSYKESTFTETVAIKDYERGRPNQPKTSTWLTDTSPGAWFYRPGAEFKTPNELVDILVDIVSKNGLMLLNVPPNPDGSIPQVMKDLLTEMGAWLNVNGDAIYGTRPWTIFGEGPTRLPEGGHKVEKFKIEYKNTDIRFTKKSDKEFYIIVMDTPEKEIVVKSLSTSIGVLNSKIESITLLGSDEQLSWVRNESGLVIQAPKRLPTNYAHAFKVIMEGYKENNIGGDIDTHAEN, from the coding sequence ATGAAAACATTAAAATTATCCTTAGGATTACTACTTGGATTGACACAAACTTATGGTCAAAACGCTGTTAAACAAGCTGAGAAAATCAACAAATATGAAGAAAGTTGGGAATCTATAGCTCATGTTAATGCTGCTCCGGATTGGTTTCAAGATGCTAAATTTGGAATTTATGCTCATTGGGGTCCGGTATCTGCAGCTTTCGAAGGTACGAATCCTGATACGTTTTACGCAGGATGGCATGGTATGAAGATGTATGAAGATGGTGTAAAAGTACCAAATAAAAATGGGAAACCGACTTCTAATTATACACATCATTTAGAAAAATATGGAGATCCTGCCATTTTTGGATATAAACATATTATTGAGGAATTTAAGCCAACGGCTTTTAATGCTAAAGAGTGGGCAGATTTGTTTGCTAAATCTGGAGCTAAATTTGCCGGTCCGGTGGCTATGCACCATGATAATTTTGCCATGTGGGATAGTAAAGCTACAAGATGGAATTCTATGAATTATGGAGGCATTGATCCGTCGGCAGAGTTAAAAAAAGAAATAGAAGGGAAAGGGCTTAAATTTATAGGTTCTTTTCATCATGCATTTACATGGAAATATTTTGCACCAGCGCATCAATATGGAGGTGTGGATCCAGAAGATTATGATTTATATACAAATCCGCATAGTTTAGAATCTGATACGCCCGATGCTCAATTTTATAAGGATTGGTGGGCTAAACTTAAGGAATATATAGATGTATATCAACCAGATGTTATTTGGTTCGATTGGTGGTTAGAAAACATGACGGAAGAATCTAGATTAAAGTTTTTAGCCTATTATTATAATAAAGGATTAGAATGGAATAAAGAGGTTGTGGTGTCTTATAAAGAATCTACATTTACAGAAACGGTAGCCATTAAAGATTATGAGCGTGGGAGGCCAAATCAGCCAAAGACATCAACATGGTTAACTGATACATCTCCAGGTGCTTGGTTTTATAGACCGGGTGCAGAATTTAAAACACCAAATGAGTTAGTTGATATTTTAGTAGACATTGTTTCTAAAAATGGTTTGATGCTTTTAAATGTACCACCAAACCCAGATGGCTCTATTCCGCAGGTCATGAAAGATTTGTTAACTGAAATGGGGGCGTGGTTAAACGTTAATGGAGACGCTATTTATGGCACGCGACCTTGGACTATATTTGGTGAAGGGCCAACGCGTTTACCTGAAGGAGGACATAAAGTTGAAAAATTTAAAATTGAATATAAGAACACAGATATCAGATTTACAAAAAAATCAGATAAAGAATTTTATATTATAGTTATGGACACACCGGAAAAAGAAATTGTTGTAAAATCGTTATCTACTTCAATAGGGGTTTTAAATTCAAAAATAGAAAGTATTACACTTTTAGGTAGTGACGAACAACTGAGTTGGGTGCGTAATGAAAGCGGTTTGGTTATTCAGGCTCCTAAACGTTTACCAACAAATTATGCACATGCTTTTAAAGTTATTATGGAAGGTTATAAGGAAAATAATATAGGTGGAGATATTGATACACATGCTGAAAATTAA
- a CDS encoding sulfatase family protein, translating to MKKRFLFSIVLGMALNMFAQQKPNVIVILADDIGVGDISYYRNMNSDDTVLKTPALDALAKEGIVFTDAHSPAALCAPSRYALMTGNNCYRSYAPWGVWGAYQPSPIEPSQLTLGKLMKNAGYSTAFFGKWGFGMDFLKKDDSTQIYRSPRKKVELDVDVRKIAGKGPKDNGFDYSITFPSGIQNVPYVVYENESWMPLNPKSEIGYISQENMTKIGVKLDKDEGLGDTYWDPHNMGPLLVNKAVNFIKNSKANQPFFMYYCALAVHLPHSPSKTLNGKTISGSTPSHHLDMVKELDVQMEMLVQTLKEKGIYDNTIIIFTSDNGGLLRKETIKSGHQSNDIYRGGKNQPYEGGHRVPFIASWPGKIKSQSLSKTPVLGLDILGTLAGLTNQKLAENQGIDSANLLPILLGENNNKVHPYLIAQSGTGKEGIIIKDGWKLIINFDKKDKSDLTRTPMALFNLNENIEEHEKQNLINNSKYKAKVDLLFNLYNETRESGVKTKI from the coding sequence ATGAAAAAACGGTTTCTATTCAGCATAGTTTTGGGCATGGCTTTAAACATGTTTGCCCAGCAAAAACCAAATGTGATTGTTATTTTAGCAGACGATATTGGTGTAGGTGATATATCCTATTACCGGAATATGAATTCAGACGATACCGTTTTAAAGACACCAGCGTTAGATGCATTAGCAAAAGAAGGTATAGTATTTACAGATGCACATTCTCCAGCTGCATTATGTGCACCATCTCGTTATGCATTAATGACAGGAAATAATTGTTACAGAAGTTATGCACCTTGGGGAGTATGGGGGGCTTATCAACCTTCTCCAATAGAACCTAGCCAGTTAACTCTTGGTAAGCTTATGAAGAATGCCGGATATAGCACCGCCTTTTTTGGTAAATGGGGTTTTGGAATGGATTTTCTTAAAAAAGATGATTCTACTCAAATTTATAGATCACCACGAAAAAAGGTTGAATTAGATGTTGATGTACGTAAAATTGCAGGAAAAGGACCAAAGGATAATGGATTTGATTATAGCATTACATTTCCTTCAGGAATTCAAAATGTACCCTATGTGGTCTATGAGAATGAAAGCTGGATGCCATTAAATCCGAAATCTGAAATAGGATATATTTCTCAGGAAAATATGACTAAAATAGGTGTGAAATTAGATAAAGATGAAGGTTTAGGAGATACGTATTGGGACCCACATAATATGGGACCACTTCTTGTAAATAAGGCTGTAAATTTTATTAAAAATAGTAAAGCTAATCAACCTTTCTTTATGTATTACTGTGCACTTGCCGTGCATTTACCACATTCACCTTCTAAAACATTGAATGGAAAAACTATTTCAGGTTCGACACCTTCCCACCATTTAGATATGGTAAAAGAATTAGATGTTCAAATGGAAATGTTAGTGCAGACTTTAAAAGAGAAAGGGATTTATGATAATACAATCATCATATTCACTTCAGACAATGGCGGACTATTAAGAAAAGAAACGATAAAGTCCGGACATCAATCTAACGATATTTATAGAGGCGGAAAAAACCAACCCTACGAAGGTGGACACAGAGTTCCATTTATAGCTTCATGGCCAGGAAAGATTAAAAGTCAATCTCTCTCAAAAACACCTGTTTTAGGATTAGATATTTTAGGCACTTTAGCAGGACTAACCAATCAAAAATTAGCAGAAAATCAAGGTATAGATTCAGCTAATTTATTGCCTATTCTTTTAGGTGAAAACAATAATAAAGTACATCCGTATTTAATAGCACAATCTGGAACAGGAAAAGAAGGCATTATCATAAAAGATGGTTGGAAACTGATTATAAACTTTGATAAAAAAGATAAGTCTGATTTAACACGAACACCTATGGCACTCTTTAATTTAAATGAAAATATTGAAGAACATGAAAAACAAAATTTGATTAATAACTCGAAATATAAGGCAAAGGTTGATCTATTATTCAATTTATACAATGAAACTAGAGAAAGTGGTGTAAAAACTAAAATATAA
- a CDS encoding LamG domain-containing protein — protein MKKISIFIFLIYNVAFSQLPEISDGKEWVLVENLSDEFEGNNLDTSKWQSEPVGNDWNWDGRPPGLFKSENVTLKDGKLNVTVGKLEQPVNSKGKTFIYQGGIVRSLFPGKVGCYFEAKMKANQTVMSSTFWLMTKYDCEKKQELDIQECVGRITDKTEDWAKEWDQIFHSNAIHRTTTCNPESKRVQKQIRPNTKNHEAFYVYGAWWKSPTEILFYLDGKYAYTLNPTIEWDMPAFIQMAIETYDWNPVPEDGGLVVHGTWEQRTTQYEWVRTWEIE, from the coding sequence ATGAAAAAAATTAGCATCTTCATATTTTTAATATATAACGTCGCGTTTAGTCAGCTTCCTGAAATTTCTGATGGAAAAGAATGGGTTTTAGTTGAAAACTTATCAGATGAATTTGAGGGGAATAATTTAGATACATCAAAATGGCAAAGTGAACCCGTTGGAAATGATTGGAATTGGGACGGACGACCACCCGGACTATTTAAATCAGAAAATGTAACTCTTAAAGATGGAAAACTAAATGTAACGGTGGGTAAATTAGAACAACCGGTGAATTCAAAAGGAAAAACATTTATATATCAAGGAGGAATTGTTCGTTCCTTATTTCCTGGTAAAGTAGGATGTTATTTCGAAGCAAAAATGAAGGCAAATCAAACGGTTATGTCATCTACATTTTGGTTAATGACTAAATATGATTGCGAGAAAAAACAGGAATTAGATATTCAGGAGTGTGTAGGAAGAATCACTGATAAAACTGAAGACTGGGCTAAAGAATGGGATCAAATATTCCATTCTAATGCAATTCATCGTACCACGACTTGTAATCCCGAAAGTAAACGTGTTCAGAAACAGATTCGACCAAATACTAAAAATCATGAAGCCTTTTATGTGTATGGTGCATGGTGGAAATCACCAACAGAAATCCTTTTTTATCTAGATGGTAAATATGCTTATACCTTAAATCCTACTATAGAATGGGATATGCCTGCATTCATTCAAATGGCTATTGAAACTTACGATTGGAATCCTGTTCCAGAAGATGGTGGTTTGGTTGTGCATGGTACATGGGAGCAGCGAACTACACAATATGAATGGGTAAGAACATGGGAAATAGAGTAG